A single window of Calonectris borealis chromosome 31, bCalBor7.hap1.2, whole genome shotgun sequence DNA harbors:
- the MAP2K7 gene encoding dual specificity mitogen-activated protein kinase kinase 7 isoform X3, which yields MAASSLEQKLSRLEAKLKQENREARRRIDLNLDISPARARPTLQLPLVSDGGGRAGLPEGTQHPPPPSRPRNMLGLPQPPFLVPRSVESIEIDQKLQEIMKQTGYLTVGGQRYQAEINDLENLGEIGSGTCGQVWKMRFRKTGHVIAVKQMRRSGNREENKRILMDLDVVLKSHDCPYIVQCFGTFITNTDVFIAMELMGTCAEKLKKRIQGPIPERILGKMTVAIVKALFYLKEKHGVIHRDVKPSNILLDERGQVKLCDFGISGRLVDSKAKTRSAGCAAYMAPERIDPPDPTKPDYDIRADVWSLGISLVELATGQFPYQNCKTDFEVLTKVLQEDPPLLPPAMGFSGDFQAFVRDCLTKDHRKRPKYNKLLEHNFIKRYETLEVDVASWFKDVMAKTESPRTGGGLSQHHLPFFTR from the exons ATGGCGGCGTCCTCGCTGGAGCAGAAGCTCTCCCGGTTGGAGGCGAAGCTCAAGCAGGAGAACCGGGAGGCCCGCCGCCGGATCGACCTCAACCTCGACATCAGTCCTGCCCGGGCCCGGCCTA ctctgcagctgccgcTGGTGAGCgacggcgggggccgggccgggctccccgagggcacccagcacccgccgcccccctcccgcccccgcaaCATGttggggctgccccagccgccCTTCCTGGTGCCCCGCAGCGTGGAGAG CATCGAGATCGACCAGAAGCTGCAGGAGATCATGAAGCAGACGGGGTACCTCACCGTGGGGGGGCAG cgctaCCAGGCGGAGATCAACGACCTGGAGAACCTGGGGGAGATCGGCAGCGGCACCTGCGGGCAGGTCTGGAAGATGCGATTCCGCAAGACGGGCCACGTCATCGCCGTcaag caaatgCGGCGCTCGGGGAACCGGGAGGAGAACAAGCGGATCCTGATGGACCTGGACGTGGTGCTCAAGAGCCACGACTGCCCCTACATCGTCCAGTGCTTCGGCACCTTCATCACCAAC acCGACGTCTTCATCGCCATGGAGCTGATGGGCACCTGCGCCGAGAAGCTCAAGAAACGCATCCAAGGGCCCATCCCCGAGCGCATCCTGGGCAAGATGACGGTGGCG ATCGTGAAGGCCCTCTTCTACCTGAAGGAGAAGCACGGGGTGATCCACCGCGACGTCAAACCCTCCAACATTTTGTTGGACGAGCGGGGTCAGGTCAAACTCTGCGATTTCGGCATCAGCGGCCGCCTCGTCGACTCCAAGGCCAAGACCCGCAGCGCCGGCTGCGCCGCCTACATGGCC cccgaGCGCATCGACCCCCCCGACCCCACCAAGCCCGACTACGACATCCGCGCCGACGTCTGGAGCCTCGGCATCTCCCTG GTGGAGCTGGCCACGGGGCAGTTCCCCTACCAGAACTGCAAGACGGATTTCGAGGTGCTGACGAAGGTGCTCCAGGAGGATCCCCCGCTGCTGCCCCCCGCCATGGGCTTCTCCGGGGACTTCCAGGCCTTCGTTAGGGACTG CCTCACCAAGGACCACAGGAAGAGACCAAAGTACAACAAGTTACTG gAGCACAACTTCATCAAGCGCTACGAGACGCTGGAGGTGGACGTGGCCTCCTGGTTCAAGGACGTCATGGCCAAGACAGAGTCCCCTCGCACCGGCGGTGGCCTCAGCCAGCACCACCTGCCCTTCTTCACCAGGTag
- the MAP2K7 gene encoding dual specificity mitogen-activated protein kinase kinase 7 isoform X1 produces MAASSLEQKLSRLEAKLKQENREARRRIDLNLDISPARARPIIVITLSPAPAPSQRAALQLPLVSDGGGRAGLPEGTQHPPPPSRPRNMLGLPQPPFLVPRSVESIEIDQKLQEIMKQTGYLTVGGQRYQAEINDLENLGEIGSGTCGQVWKMRFRKTGHVIAVKQMRRSGNREENKRILMDLDVVLKSHDCPYIVQCFGTFITNTDVFIAMELMGTCAEKLKKRIQGPIPERILGKMTVAIVKALFYLKEKHGVIHRDVKPSNILLDERGQVKLCDFGISGRLVDSKAKTRSAGCAAYMAPERIDPPDPTKPDYDIRADVWSLGISLVELATGQFPYQNCKTDFEVLTKVLQEDPPLLPPAMGFSGDFQAFVRDCLTKDHRKRPKYNKLLEHNFIKRYETLEVDVASWFKDVMAKTESPRTGGGLSQHHLPFFTR; encoded by the exons ATGGCGGCGTCCTCGCTGGAGCAGAAGCTCTCCCGGTTGGAGGCGAAGCTCAAGCAGGAGAACCGGGAGGCCCGCCGCCGGATCGACCTCAACCTCGACATCAGTCCTGCCCGGGCCCGGCCTA TTATCGTGATCACCCTAAGCCCCGCTCCCGCTCCGTCCCAGCGAGCAG ctctgcagctgccgcTGGTGAGCgacggcgggggccgggccgggctccccgagggcacccagcacccgccgcccccctcccgcccccgcaaCATGttggggctgccccagccgccCTTCCTGGTGCCCCGCAGCGTGGAGAG CATCGAGATCGACCAGAAGCTGCAGGAGATCATGAAGCAGACGGGGTACCTCACCGTGGGGGGGCAG cgctaCCAGGCGGAGATCAACGACCTGGAGAACCTGGGGGAGATCGGCAGCGGCACCTGCGGGCAGGTCTGGAAGATGCGATTCCGCAAGACGGGCCACGTCATCGCCGTcaag caaatgCGGCGCTCGGGGAACCGGGAGGAGAACAAGCGGATCCTGATGGACCTGGACGTGGTGCTCAAGAGCCACGACTGCCCCTACATCGTCCAGTGCTTCGGCACCTTCATCACCAAC acCGACGTCTTCATCGCCATGGAGCTGATGGGCACCTGCGCCGAGAAGCTCAAGAAACGCATCCAAGGGCCCATCCCCGAGCGCATCCTGGGCAAGATGACGGTGGCG ATCGTGAAGGCCCTCTTCTACCTGAAGGAGAAGCACGGGGTGATCCACCGCGACGTCAAACCCTCCAACATTTTGTTGGACGAGCGGGGTCAGGTCAAACTCTGCGATTTCGGCATCAGCGGCCGCCTCGTCGACTCCAAGGCCAAGACCCGCAGCGCCGGCTGCGCCGCCTACATGGCC cccgaGCGCATCGACCCCCCCGACCCCACCAAGCCCGACTACGACATCCGCGCCGACGTCTGGAGCCTCGGCATCTCCCTG GTGGAGCTGGCCACGGGGCAGTTCCCCTACCAGAACTGCAAGACGGATTTCGAGGTGCTGACGAAGGTGCTCCAGGAGGATCCCCCGCTGCTGCCCCCCGCCATGGGCTTCTCCGGGGACTTCCAGGCCTTCGTTAGGGACTG CCTCACCAAGGACCACAGGAAGAGACCAAAGTACAACAAGTTACTG gAGCACAACTTCATCAAGCGCTACGAGACGCTGGAGGTGGACGTGGCCTCCTGGTTCAAGGACGTCATGGCCAAGACAGAGTCCCCTCGCACCGGCGGTGGCCTCAGCCAGCACCACCTGCCCTTCTTCACCAGGTag
- the MAP2K7 gene encoding dual specificity mitogen-activated protein kinase kinase 7 isoform X2 — protein sequence MRPPPPEATAGKGGRDGGRRHSENLQALRFAPGGRWPGGARPRMRGALFVHSGCAAAALAAGEDGGVLAGAEALPVGGEAQAGEPGGPPPDRPQPRHQSCPGPAYIEIDQKLQEIMKQTGYLTVGGQRYQAEINDLENLGEIGSGTCGQVWKMRFRKTGHVIAVKQMRRSGNREENKRILMDLDVVLKSHDCPYIVQCFGTFITNTDVFIAMELMGTCAEKLKKRIQGPIPERILGKMTVAIVKALFYLKEKHGVIHRDVKPSNILLDERGQVKLCDFGISGRLVDSKAKTRSAGCAAYMAPERIDPPDPTKPDYDIRADVWSLGISLVELATGQFPYQNCKTDFEVLTKVLQEDPPLLPPAMGFSGDFQAFVRDCLTKDHRKRPKYNKLLEHNFIKRYETLEVDVASWFKDVMAKTESPRTGGGLSQHHLPFFTR from the exons atgcgccctCCCCCTCCCGAAGCCACAGCAGGCAAGGGCGGGCGAGACGGTGGCCGGCGGCACTCAGAAAACCTTCAAGCGCTGCGCTTCGCGCCGGGCGGACGGTGGCCCGGCGGGGCcaggccgcgcatgcgcggtgcgcTGTTTGTGCATTctggctgcgcggcggcggcgctggctgCGGGGGAAGATGGCGGCGTCCTCGCTGGAGCAGAAGCTCTCCCGGTTGGAGGCGAAGCTCAAGCAGGAGAACCGGGAGGCCCGCCGCCGGATCGACCTCAACCTCGACATCAGTCCTGCCCGGGCCCGGCCTA CATCGAGATCGACCAGAAGCTGCAGGAGATCATGAAGCAGACGGGGTACCTCACCGTGGGGGGGCAG cgctaCCAGGCGGAGATCAACGACCTGGAGAACCTGGGGGAGATCGGCAGCGGCACCTGCGGGCAGGTCTGGAAGATGCGATTCCGCAAGACGGGCCACGTCATCGCCGTcaag caaatgCGGCGCTCGGGGAACCGGGAGGAGAACAAGCGGATCCTGATGGACCTGGACGTGGTGCTCAAGAGCCACGACTGCCCCTACATCGTCCAGTGCTTCGGCACCTTCATCACCAAC acCGACGTCTTCATCGCCATGGAGCTGATGGGCACCTGCGCCGAGAAGCTCAAGAAACGCATCCAAGGGCCCATCCCCGAGCGCATCCTGGGCAAGATGACGGTGGCG ATCGTGAAGGCCCTCTTCTACCTGAAGGAGAAGCACGGGGTGATCCACCGCGACGTCAAACCCTCCAACATTTTGTTGGACGAGCGGGGTCAGGTCAAACTCTGCGATTTCGGCATCAGCGGCCGCCTCGTCGACTCCAAGGCCAAGACCCGCAGCGCCGGCTGCGCCGCCTACATGGCC cccgaGCGCATCGACCCCCCCGACCCCACCAAGCCCGACTACGACATCCGCGCCGACGTCTGGAGCCTCGGCATCTCCCTG GTGGAGCTGGCCACGGGGCAGTTCCCCTACCAGAACTGCAAGACGGATTTCGAGGTGCTGACGAAGGTGCTCCAGGAGGATCCCCCGCTGCTGCCCCCCGCCATGGGCTTCTCCGGGGACTTCCAGGCCTTCGTTAGGGACTG CCTCACCAAGGACCACAGGAAGAGACCAAAGTACAACAAGTTACTG gAGCACAACTTCATCAAGCGCTACGAGACGCTGGAGGTGGACGTGGCCTCCTGGTTCAAGGACGTCATGGCCAAGACAGAGTCCCCTCGCACCGGCGGTGGCCTCAGCCAGCACCACCTGCCCTTCTTCACCAGGTag
- the TGFBR3L gene encoding transforming growth factor-beta receptor type 3-like protein — MAPRWSPPLLLLLLLPGGGPAGGAPPGWPWGDTGGPGGPPSPQRPRCSGERLGPRCPPRLRLDVSASPEFPPAPGPRAVPAGGRVFVQVSLSRAPPGLGFSLRRCFVSPRSSPGPPGPGPGPGPSPRPLVVLRGGCAARGAAAAAAGPGGGAGGARRRLLLSFLLPPRFPEPLQFLHCRLRLCRAGGARGHGDGLPPCRAEPCPRRRGGASGAGPAPRPRPRPHPGPARGRSLRTVTRPIVVTLGPAGTAPPGAPPVPFPPPPPVLRLPPSPPRDRPRTPPAEPAVPPGAVAAVSFGAFVVGAALAGGLWFVHGRTAAPRPPSAPPSSSAAPQPGEGQLRTPDPKPPPARTPLAAP; from the exons ATGGCGCCGCGCTGGagcccccccctcctcctgctgctgctgctgcccggggggggccccgcaggtgg GGCCCCCCCGGGCTGGCCgtggggtgacactgggggtccgggggggcccccGAGCCCCCAGAGGCCGCGCTGCAGCGGGGAACGGCTCGGG ccccgctgccccccccgcctccgcctgGACGTTTCCGCCTCCCCCGAgttcccgcccgccccggggccgcgcgcGGTGCCCGCGGGGGGGCGGGTCTTCGTGCAG gtctcCCTCTCCCGCGCCCCCCCCGGGCTGGGTTTCTCCCTCCGCCGCTGCTTCGTGTCCCCGCGCtcctccccgggcccccccggtcccggtcccggtcccggcccgTCCCCGCGGCCACTCGTGGTGCTGCGGGGGGGctgcgcggcgcggggggcggcggcggctgcggcggggccgggggggggcgcggggggggcgcggcggaggctgctcctctccttcctcctgcccccccgctTCCCCGAGCCGCTGCAGTTCCTGCACTGCCGCCTCCGCCTCTGCCGCGCCGGGGGGGCCCGAGGCCACGGGGATGGGCTGCCGCCG TGCCGGGCGGAGCCCTGTCCCCGCCGGAGGGGCGGGGCCTCCGgggcaggccccgccccgcggccccgcccgcggccccaccctggccccgcccgcggccgctcCCTCCGCACCGTCACTCGCCCCATCGTGGTGACGCTCGGGCCCGCCGGCACCGCCCCGCCAG gtgcccccccggTGCCGTTCCCGCCGCCCCCCCCTGTTCTGcgcctccccccgtcccccccgcggGACCGGCCCCGGACCCCCCCCGCGG agcccgCCGTGCCCCCCGGGGCCGTGGCCGCCGTCTCCTTCGGGGCCTTCGTGGTGGGGGCGGCCCTGGCGGGGGGGCTCTGGTTCGTCCACGGCCGCACAG ctgccccccggcccccctcggccccccccagctccagtgctgccccccagcccggggagggccaG CTCAGGACCCCCGACCCGAAGCCGCCTCCAGCCAGGACCCCCCTGGCAGCACCCTga